In one Mucilaginibacter ginsenosidivorax genomic region, the following are encoded:
- a CDS encoding TolC family protein: protein MPKKQFLENNLALLAQKYNIEASKALIQQAKLWDNPVLSTDQNIWDGGSKKFFYHGNNSGQVFVQLSQVFATARQTRQTGKSSRR from the coding sequence ATGCCGAAAAAACAGTTTTTGGAAAACAACCTGGCCTTACTGGCGCAGAAGTATAATATTGAGGCTTCAAAAGCGCTGATACAGCAAGCCAAACTCTGGGACAACCCGGTACTAAGCACCGACCAAAACATCTGGGATGGCGGCAGCAAAAAATTCTTTTACCACGGCAATAACAGCGGCCAGGTTTTTGTGCAGCTAAGCCAGGTTTTTGCTACCGCGCGGCAAACGCGGCAAACAGGTAAAAGTAGCCGAAGATGA
- a CDS encoding TolC family protein: MLPRGKRGKQVKVAEDDAKVQEAAFADLMRNLRYNLQLDFSQLATLNAQEKVYQNEISSAQNLVAAIQKSFDAGNTSMKDLIRLKALLFGLQNDMVENHRQVNDLQTELKTLLQTKETAFVYPLINDKPVETVTLDIPGLIEQAKKKQARLPVKSIPVKFGHT; encoded by the coding sequence TTGCTACCGCGCGGCAAACGCGGCAAACAGGTAAAAGTAGCCGAAGATGATGCCAAAGTTCAGGAAGCTGCCTTTGCCGATCTGATGCGCAACCTGCGTTACAACCTTCAGCTGGATTTCAGCCAGTTAGCTACATTGAACGCCCAGGAAAAAGTTTACCAGAACGAAATTAGTTCGGCCCAGAACCTGGTTGCGGCCATTCAAAAATCATTTGATGCCGGTAATACTTCAATGAAAGATCTGATCCGCCTGAAAGCATTACTTTTTGGCCTGCAGAATGATATGGTAGAAAATCATCGCCAGGTAAACGATTTGCAAACTGAGTTAAAAACCCTGCTGCAAACCAAGGAAACTGCCTTTGTATACCCGCTGATAAACGACAAACCTGTTGAAACGGTAACCCTCGATATCCCAGGTTTGATTGAGCAGGCCAAAAAAAAACAGGCCCGATTACCTGTCAAATCAATACCAGTTAAGTTCGGCCACACATAA
- a CDS encoding TolC family protein: MSRPKKNRPDYLSNQYQLSSATHNLAYQKALAVPDVTIGAAYDQNSSYARNYYGLQIGLPLPFFNRNQGNIKSAKFNIQSQEATVKQNELQLKNDVVAAVNQYKLNQQLFSTQQLEFNEQYDKLFNSMLKSFQQRQISLIEFVDFLIPTKTPS, translated from the coding sequence TTGAGCAGGCCAAAAAAAAACAGGCCCGATTACCTGTCAAATCAATACCAGTTAAGTTCGGCCACACATAACCTGGCGTATCAAAAAGCTTTGGCCGTACCCGATGTTACTATCGGTGCCGCTTATGACCAAAACAGCAGTTATGCCCGCAACTACTATGGCCTGCAAATTGGCTTGCCCCTGCCCTTTTTTAACCGTAACCAGGGCAATATCAAGTCGGCCAAATTCAATATTCAAAGTCAGGAAGCAACTGTAAAGCAGAACGAACTTCAGCTTAAAAACGATGTTGTAGCGGCTGTAAATCAGTACAAATTAAACCAGCAACTGTTCTCGACCCAGCAACTGGAGTTTAATGAGCAATACGATAAACTGTTTAACAGCATGCTTAAAAGCTTCCAGCAAAGACAAATCAGCCTGATTGAATTTGTCGATTTTTTGATACCTACAAAGACACCAAGCTAA
- a CDS encoding efflux RND transporter periplasmic adaptor subunit, whose translation MMKRETLLSGISALLLLAACKGKPQPVAENKQVCVSDSMAKIITIDTAKTTAIKNELTLSGEVSNDENNVVKVFPFSSGQILDVKVSLGDKVSKGQTLAIMRSADVAGNYTDLTATKSDLAISKRQLEQAEYLYKNGISSERDYTEAKENYNKAEAANHKIQQQIAINGGGNTNRAAR comes from the coding sequence ATGATGAAAAGAGAAACGCTGTTATCCGGCATCTCCGCTTTACTATTGCTTGCCGCCTGCAAAGGCAAGCCGCAACCCGTAGCCGAAAATAAGCAGGTTTGCGTAAGCGATTCGATGGCAAAAATCATAACCATTGATACCGCAAAAACAACCGCCATAAAAAATGAACTTACCCTATCGGGCGAGGTTTCAAATGATGAAAATAACGTTGTAAAAGTTTTTCCTTTTTCAAGCGGGCAAATACTGGATGTTAAAGTTTCCCTTGGCGATAAAGTATCCAAAGGTCAAACCCTTGCTATCATGCGCAGCGCCGATGTTGCCGGGAATTATACCGACTTAACGGCCACAAAATCAGACCTCGCCATATCAAAACGCCAACTGGAGCAGGCGGAGTACCTGTACAAAAATGGTATCTCCAGCGAGCGTGATTACACCGAAGCCAAAGAAAATTATAACAAGGCAGAAGCAGCTAACCATAAAATTCAGCAGCAAATAGCCATTAATGGTGGCGGTAACACCAACCGGGCGGCACGCTGA
- a CDS encoding efflux RND transporter periplasmic adaptor subunit, with the protein MRAPETGYVVEKNVTTGSFIRQDNNGSMFTISNMKDVWIWANVFESDISKVKTGYSAKVTTLAYPGKVFEGKIDAVSSVLDPDNKVMKIKVVLPNTDMLLKPEMFTNVVITNNDAATSVSIPAKAVIFDSSKNFVVVYNSKCDLKVREVSVIKTVDDITYIASGLNAGDRVISKNGLLLYDALAGD; encoded by the coding sequence ATCAGGGCACCCGAAACCGGTTATGTAGTCGAAAAAAATGTTACCACAGGCAGCTTCATCCGCCAGGATAACAACGGCAGTATGTTCACGATATCCAACATGAAAGATGTATGGATTTGGGCCAACGTGTTTGAATCCGACATCAGCAAGGTTAAAACTGGGTACAGTGCAAAAGTAACCACGCTGGCCTACCCCGGTAAGGTTTTCGAAGGTAAAATTGATGCTGTAAGCTCGGTGCTCGATCCTGATAACAAAGTAATGAAGATAAAAGTGGTATTACCAAATACCGATATGCTGCTGAAACCCGAAATGTTTACCAATGTAGTGATTACCAATAACGATGCCGCAACGTCGGTATCAATCCCGGCAAAAGCAGTGATTTTCGACAGCAGTAAAAACTTCGTGGTGGTTTATAACAGCAAATGCGATTTAAAGGTACGCGAGGTAAGCGTTATCAAAACAGTAGACGATATCACCTACATCGCATCTGGCCTAAACGCCGGCGACAGAGTGATCTCCAAAAACGGCCTGCTTTTATACGATGCGTTAGCGGGAGATTGA
- a CDS encoding efflux RND transporter permease subunit — MNKFIKNIIYFSLRHRYFVFFMTLVLIVLGVWSYMNTPIETFPDVTNTQIIIIAQWPGRSAEEVEKMITIPMETVLNSVQKKANLRTTSAFGLSYVRIIFDDDVDDAFARQQVLSRLGNADLPDGVKPEVEPPYGPTGEIYRYTLKSRTKSIHELTAIQDWVLDRQFKSVPGVADVNSFGGEEKNL, encoded by the coding sequence ATGAATAAATTCATTAAAAATATAATCTACTTTTCGCTCAGGCACCGCTACTTTGTGTTTTTTATGACACTGGTTTTGATTGTGCTTGGTGTGTGGAGCTACATGAATACGCCCATCGAGACGTTTCCTGATGTAACCAATACCCAAATCATCATTATTGCCCAATGGCCGGGCCGCAGCGCCGAGGAAGTTGAAAAAATGATCACCATCCCGATGGAGACTGTTTTAAACTCGGTACAAAAAAAGGCTAACCTGCGTACAACGTCTGCCTTCGGCTTATCATACGTGCGCATCATTTTTGATGATGATGTGGATGACGCTTTTGCCCGGCAGCAGGTACTAAGCCGCCTGGGCAATGCCGATTTGCCCGATGGTGTAAAACCAGAAGTTGAGCCACCCTACGGCCCTACCGGCGAGATTTATCGTTATACGCTTAAAAGCCGCACCAAATCAATCCACGAACTTACTGCCATTCAGGATTGGGTGCTTGATCGCCAATTTAAATCTGTACCCGGCGTTGCCGATGTGAACAGCTTTGGTGGCGAGGAAAAAAACTTATGA
- a CDS encoding efflux RND transporter permease subunit, translating to MARKKTYEVSVNPALLQKYGLTSLDVYTAINRSNINVGGDVIEKNDQAYVVRGIGVINNIDEIQNIIIKNVNNVPILAKDIADVKEAGLPRLGQVSRDKQKDVLEGIIVMRKGENPAEVLNRIRDKVKDLNDNILPKDVKIDTFYDRTNLMDFCTETVIHNLCEGIILVTVIVFLFMADWRTTLTVAIIIPLSLLFAFVCMRIKGMSANLLSMGAVDFGIIIDGAVVMVEGIFVALDHKAKEVGMQKFNGLAKLGLFKNVGAEMGKAIFFSKLIIITCLIPIFAFQKVEGKMFSPLAYTLGFALLGALIFTLTLVPALSSILLQKNVKEKHNPVVIFFENGIRRMFNFTYKNQKLSLLVAVAFMAITFFSARFLGSEFLPDLNEGALWVEAELPMSVSLSEAESINQKMMQILDKFPEVKQTLAQVGRTNDGTDPKGFFDVQIQVDLKNKKEWPSGITEDELIAQMDKQLSKIPGAVFNYSQPIRDNVEEAVAGVNAALAVKIFGPDFQTLDKKADSVLRILKTVQGVEDLGVLRNLGQPEFRIELDQRKMALYGVSTADANSVIEMAIGGKAATELYEGERRFDVRIRYQQQYRNTQDKIENLMVPTLNGSKISIKEIATIKTITGPAFIYRDNNTRYIAVKFSVRGRDLGSTIAEAQSKVHSKVTFEHGYTDVWAGEFENQIRASNTLAHVVPICLLVIFLILFITFGNAKDATLVIMNVPFALIGGILALHITGTNFSISAGIGFIALFGVCIQNGVILVSVFKKNLEEHIPLDKAILDGVISRVRPVVMTALMAAIGLMPAAVSTGIGSETQKPLAIVVIGGLVTSTILTLLILPIIYAIVHRLVHRRENRKLLKKMGVVRNA from the coding sequence GTGGCGAGGAAAAAAACTTATGAAGTTTCTGTTAACCCCGCCCTGTTACAAAAATACGGGCTTACTTCGCTGGATGTTTATACTGCCATTAACCGCAGTAACATCAATGTGGGTGGCGACGTGATTGAAAAAAACGACCAGGCCTATGTAGTGCGCGGTATCGGGGTTATCAATAATATCGATGAGATACAAAATATCATCATCAAAAATGTAAACAACGTACCCATATTGGCTAAGGATATTGCCGATGTAAAAGAGGCAGGCCTGCCCCGCTTAGGGCAGGTGAGCCGCGACAAGCAGAAAGACGTATTGGAAGGTATCATTGTAATGCGCAAAGGCGAAAATCCTGCCGAGGTGTTAAATCGTATCCGAGACAAAGTAAAAGATCTGAACGATAACATCCTGCCCAAGGACGTGAAGATTGATACCTTTTACGACCGCACCAACCTGATGGATTTTTGCACCGAAACAGTTATCCATAACCTTTGCGAGGGTATTATCCTGGTAACCGTCATCGTATTCCTATTTATGGCCGACTGGCGTACAACCCTTACCGTTGCTATCATCATCCCGTTATCTTTATTGTTTGCCTTTGTATGTATGCGTATAAAAGGAATGAGCGCCAACCTGTTATCAATGGGTGCTGTGGATTTTGGTATTATTATAGATGGCGCGGTTGTAATGGTTGAGGGGATTTTTGTTGCCCTTGATCATAAGGCCAAAGAAGTAGGTATGCAAAAGTTTAACGGACTTGCTAAGCTGGGGCTGTTTAAAAATGTGGGGGCCGAAATGGGTAAAGCCATCTTCTTCTCCAAGCTGATTATCATCACCTGTTTAATACCGATTTTTGCATTTCAGAAGGTTGAGGGTAAAATGTTCTCGCCTTTGGCCTATACTTTAGGTTTCGCATTACTTGGGGCATTAATATTCACACTAACCCTGGTGCCTGCCCTGTCCAGCATTCTGTTACAGAAAAACGTAAAGGAAAAACATAATCCGGTTGTTATCTTTTTTGAGAACGGCATACGCCGGATGTTCAACTTCACCTATAAAAATCAAAAATTAAGTTTGCTGGTTGCGGTTGCATTTATGGCGATCACATTCTTCTCTGCCAGGTTCTTAGGATCAGAGTTTTTACCTGATTTAAATGAAGGAGCGCTTTGGGTAGAGGCTGAATTGCCTATGAGTGTTTCATTGTCAGAAGCAGAAAGCATCAATCAAAAAATGATGCAGATATTAGATAAGTTTCCCGAGGTAAAACAAACCCTGGCACAAGTTGGCCGTACCAATGACGGTACCGACCCTAAAGGCTTCTTTGACGTACAAATCCAGGTAGATCTTAAAAACAAAAAAGAATGGCCCAGCGGCATTACCGAGGATGAACTTATTGCCCAGATGGATAAGCAACTAAGCAAAATCCCTGGTGCTGTATTCAACTATTCGCAGCCTATTCGGGATAACGTAGAGGAAGCGGTTGCAGGTGTTAACGCCGCGTTAGCCGTAAAAATCTTCGGCCCCGATTTTCAAACACTTGATAAAAAAGCCGACAGTGTACTGCGAATTTTGAAAACCGTACAGGGCGTTGAAGATCTTGGGGTACTACGTAACTTAGGCCAACCAGAGTTCAGGATTGAGCTTGACCAGCGTAAAATGGCACTTTATGGCGTATCTACCGCCGATGCAAACTCTGTTATAGAAATGGCGATTGGTGGTAAAGCGGCAACTGAATTATATGAAGGCGAACGCAGGTTTGATGTGAGGATCAGGTATCAGCAACAATACCGCAATACCCAGGATAAAATAGAGAACCTGATGGTACCTACCCTTAACGGATCGAAAATTTCAATAAAAGAAATAGCTACCATCAAAACAATTACCGGGCCTGCTTTTATTTACAGGGATAACAACACCCGCTACATTGCCGTAAAATTCTCGGTACGCGGCCGCGATTTGGGCAGCACTATTGCCGAGGCACAAAGTAAGGTGCACTCAAAAGTAACATTTGAACACGGCTACACTGATGTTTGGGCGGGTGAATTTGAAAACCAGATCCGTGCATCAAATACATTGGCCCACGTAGTGCCTATTTGTTTACTGGTGATATTCCTCATCTTGTTTATCACATTTGGCAATGCCAAAGATGCCACTTTGGTTATCATGAATGTGCCATTTGCCTTAATTGGCGGGATATTAGCCTTACACATTACCGGTACCAATTTTAGTATCTCTGCAGGTATAGGGTTTATCGCCTTATTTGGTGTGTGTATACAAAATGGCGTAATCCTGGTATCTGTATTTAAAAAGAACCTGGAAGAGCATATTCCGTTGGATAAGGCCATTTTAGATGGCGTAATCAGTCGTGTAAGGCCTGTGGTGATGACTGCATTGATGGCGGCCATAGGGTTGATGCCGGCAGCAGTATCAACGGGAATCGGCTCCGAAACGCAGAAACCCCTGGCTATTGTAGTTATTGGAGGCCTGGTAACCTCTACCATATTAACATTATTGATATTGCCTATCATATATGCTATCGTTCACCGGCTGGTTCACCGCCGCGAAAACCGTAAGCTTTTGAAAAAAATGGGCGTTGTACGCA